One genomic window of Thermorudis peleae includes the following:
- a CDS encoding rod shape-determining protein has product MIRPLSALFGLFSRDLGIDLGTANTLVYVRGKGIVISEPSVVAVDKRTRRALAVGVEAKAMVGKTPETIVAVRPLKDGVIADFDIVEMMLHYFIRKVHAQQLITPHPRVVIGVPSGVTEVEKRAAKDAALSAGAREAYTIEEPMAAAIGAGLPINEPVGSMIVDIGGGTTEVAVISLGGIVVNRSLRVAGDEIDEAIMQYARRDHDLIIGERTAENAKIAAGSAYPLEEERRVVLRGRDLITGLPKSVEVSSVELREAIAGPVNQIVEAVKTCVEETPPELIADIMERGIVLAGGGALLLGLDKRLQAELRMPVYLADDPLTCVARGAGRVAEALHLYQRALAGSNQRRVPARTTTT; this is encoded by the coding sequence ATGATCCGCCCGCTCAGTGCACTCTTTGGATTGTTTAGCCGGGATCTGGGCATCGACCTCGGTACAGCCAATACGCTTGTCTACGTTCGCGGCAAAGGGATTGTTATTTCCGAGCCGTCAGTCGTCGCTGTCGATAAGCGGACGCGGCGTGCCTTGGCTGTTGGTGTGGAAGCCAAGGCTATGGTCGGCAAGACGCCAGAGACGATCGTCGCTGTTCGTCCACTCAAGGATGGTGTTATTGCCGACTTTGACATTGTTGAGATGATGCTGCACTACTTCATTCGCAAGGTTCACGCCCAACAGCTCATCACTCCTCATCCGCGCGTTGTCATTGGTGTTCCAAGTGGCGTCACCGAAGTTGAGAAGCGTGCGGCGAAGGATGCAGCGCTCAGTGCTGGCGCGCGCGAGGCCTATACGATTGAAGAGCCCATGGCCGCGGCGATTGGTGCGGGCTTGCCAATCAACGAGCCTGTCGGCAGCATGATCGTTGACATTGGTGGCGGCACAACGGAAGTCGCCGTAATCTCGCTTGGTGGCATCGTCGTGAATCGCTCACTCCGTGTCGCTGGTGATGAGATCGATGAGGCGATCATGCAGTATGCACGTCGGGACCATGATCTGATCATCGGTGAGCGAACAGCCGAGAATGCAAAAATTGCTGCCGGCTCAGCCTATCCGCTTGAAGAAGAGCGCCGGGTTGTACTGCGGGGGCGCGATCTGATTACCGGTTTGCCGAAGTCAGTTGAGGTCAGCAGTGTTGAGCTTCGTGAGGCGATTGCTGGGCCAGTTAATCAGATCGTTGAAGCTGTGAAGACATGCGTTGAAGAAACGCCACCAGAATTGATCGCCGACATTATGGAACGTGGCATCGTCTTGGCTGGTGGTGGTGCCTTGCTGCTTGGCCTCGATAAACGACTTCAAGCTGAACTACGAATGCCTGTGTATCTGGCAGACGATCCGCTCACCTGTGTTGCGCGTGGGGC
- a CDS encoding diacylglycerol/lipid kinase family protein produces the protein MSQSLPEQLQHQRAHLSDVVEQTIYAIINPAAGSGRAGRTWPRLRHELTALGFTVHDVLTEAPGQAIRLAEQLVTAGARELIVVGGDGTLNEVVNGIIDFQGRPRRRDLVITPVPCGTGRDFARLFGITRPEQLASLLLNGERCQVDVGVLDFRTPDGNLARRCFVNMADIGLGAETAAWVSTSTKRLGGFLSYLIGAGRTILRHRSHPLELSVDGVVVYRGPAMMVALANGRFHAGGMRLAPMASVSDGRLEVFVLRDVPRRELLFRLLPAVYRGRHVGHPAVQHWQGQVVTIHAHVPLRIEMDGEQPGTTDVTAGVLHRVLTVRVPRGSCQREHPV, from the coding sequence GTGTCACAATCATTGCCTGAGCAACTGCAGCACCAGCGTGCCCACCTCTCTGACGTCGTGGAACAGACCATCTATGCCATTATCAACCCTGCAGCCGGGAGTGGACGGGCAGGGCGGACCTGGCCACGCCTACGACACGAACTCACAGCACTTGGGTTCACTGTTCATGACGTACTGACCGAAGCCCCGGGCCAGGCAATTCGATTAGCGGAACAACTCGTCACTGCAGGAGCCCGTGAGCTCATTGTTGTCGGTGGCGACGGGACACTCAACGAAGTCGTCAACGGGATTATTGATTTCCAAGGGCGACCGCGACGCCGTGATCTCGTTATTACCCCTGTGCCATGTGGTACGGGCCGAGACTTCGCCCGGCTTTTTGGAATTACGCGACCCGAGCAGCTTGCTTCATTGTTGCTCAACGGCGAGCGATGTCAGGTCGATGTTGGCGTACTCGACTTTCGCACACCTGATGGCAATCTTGCCCGTCGCTGCTTTGTCAATATGGCGGACATTGGGCTCGGCGCCGAGACAGCGGCCTGGGTCAGCACCTCAACAAAGCGGCTTGGCGGCTTCCTCAGCTACCTCATCGGAGCGGGCCGCACCATTCTCCGTCACCGAAGTCATCCATTGGAGTTGAGCGTCGATGGCGTGGTCGTCTATCGCGGGCCAGCGATGATGGTTGCACTTGCCAACGGCCGTTTCCACGCTGGCGGCATGCGGCTCGCTCCGATGGCATCGGTCTCAGACGGCCGGCTCGAAGTCTTCGTTCTGCGCGACGTTCCGCGGCGCGAACTGCTCTTTCGTCTCTTACCCGCTGTCTACCGTGGACGTCACGTTGGGCACCCAGCAGTCCAGCATTGGCAGGGGCAAGTCGTCACAATTCACGCACACGTTCCGCTCCGCATCGAAATGGACGGTGAGCAGCCTGGCACAACCGATGTGACGGCTGGAGTCCTGCACCGAGTACTCACCGTACGCGTGCCACGCGGTAGCTGTCAACGAGAGCATCCCGTCTAA
- a CDS encoding class II aldolase/adducin family protein — translation MIRSMSGGVSAQLIALNFIAKDEGPGTFTIIGEQSTPHLRWFAEGLRNALIRQGHEYTEQPIPDIRLVLNVFPHDKPKPYRRKAQATFVVGITEFAQRPADILVAGYPYLLYSLANLVILLVPTADGQSVEARFITLERGNYGIPYVPGQDEQFFEAIYQRLYPLASSHLVINNVFKTDLEPELWNGDEITAQITRAGKRLDAMNLLPAPFPVEEFLSEKELRHVRRLYGIGGLSYGNLSARKDRTRFWMSASGVDKSKLEVVGQDILMVSGFDPTIPAIILSVPPNIKPRRVSVDAIEHWMIYQQHPEIGAIMHVHAWMDGIRSTEINYPCGTLELAQAVSNLLAQEPDPGHAVIGLKNHGVTITGESLDEIFERVGDKIIPQVPMT, via the coding sequence GTGATAAGAAGCATGAGTGGCGGAGTTTCAGCGCAGCTCATTGCGTTGAATTTTATTGCGAAGGATGAAGGTCCAGGAACGTTTACGATTATTGGCGAGCAAAGTACGCCACACCTGCGCTGGTTCGCTGAAGGGCTGCGAAATGCATTAATCCGCCAGGGGCATGAATACACTGAGCAACCGATTCCTGACATTCGGCTGGTTCTTAATGTCTTCCCACATGACAAACCAAAGCCATATCGCCGGAAGGCACAGGCGACCTTTGTCGTTGGCATTACCGAGTTTGCCCAGCGACCAGCTGATATTCTCGTCGCAGGCTATCCGTACCTTCTGTATTCGTTAGCGAACCTTGTTATTCTCCTTGTTCCAACTGCAGACGGTCAGAGTGTTGAAGCCCGGTTCATTACGCTTGAACGCGGCAACTACGGCATTCCATATGTCCCAGGACAGGATGAGCAATTCTTCGAGGCGATTTACCAGCGGCTTTATCCGCTCGCCTCTTCGCACCTTGTGATCAACAATGTTTTCAAGACTGACCTTGAACCAGAGTTGTGGAATGGCGATGAAATTACTGCGCAGATTACGCGCGCTGGCAAGCGCCTCGACGCGATGAACCTCCTCCCAGCTCCCTTCCCAGTCGAGGAGTTTCTCAGCGAGAAAGAGTTGCGACACGTCCGGCGATTGTATGGCATTGGTGGGCTAAGCTACGGCAACCTGAGTGCTCGCAAAGACCGAACACGTTTCTGGATGAGTGCCAGCGGCGTTGATAAGTCCAAGCTAGAAGTAGTCGGGCAAGACATCTTGATGGTTTCAGGTTTCGACCCCACGATCCCAGCGATTATCTTAAGCGTCCCGCCGAACATCAAACCGCGTCGCGTTTCCGTTGATGCCATCGAGCATTGGATGATCTACCAGCAGCACCCAGAGATTGGTGCCATTATGCATGTCCATGCTTGGATGGACGGGATTCGCTCGACAGAGATTAACTATCCATGCGGGACACTCGAATTGGCTCAGGCTGTCTCGAACCTGCTCGCGCAGGAGCCCGATCCTGGCCATGCGGTGATCGGCCTGAAGAATCACGGGGTTACGATCACGGGCGAGAGCTTAGATGAGATCTTTGAACGCGTGGGCGATAAGATTATCCCACAAGTACCGATGACGTAA
- a CDS encoding zinc-dependent alcohol dehydrogenase gives MLALQFTDSLPRYGLTKVLGRIRRRAYWASWSCLQLRDVPPPSLPASSWVRIATRYGGICGSDLGTIMLHQSPVMSAITSLPFTLGHENVGIVTECGASVTAVRPGQRVVVNPVLSCEPRGFSDRCPNCARGETNLCLRFHEGAISAGTMIGFCRDTGGSWSPLFVAHQSQVLPVPDVLSDEEAVLAEPFAVALHAVLRHWPDDTATVLVLGAGIIGLLTVAALRALGSKARILITARYPFQAKEAERLGADIVLRARDPDDLYRQVARLTGAAILHPLIGRPLVQGGADLVFDCVGSSRTVDDAFRLTRAGGTVVLVGLASTPHGVDWTPVWLHELHVCGEMAYAHEQVGNWRGHTMELALKLMAERKVELGSLVTHRFDLKNYRTALATVTQKGSAGVIKAVFAFDPAAAGA, from the coding sequence ATGCTTGCGTTACAGTTTACGGACAGTCTGCCGCGTTACGGACTGACAAAAGTCCTTGGACGCATTCGACGCCGAGCATACTGGGCGTCGTGGTCGTGCCTGCAACTTCGCGATGTCCCCCCGCCATCGTTGCCTGCTTCCTCTTGGGTACGGATTGCAACCCGTTACGGCGGCATCTGCGGCAGTGATCTTGGTACGATCATGCTCCATCAAAGCCCGGTTATGTCGGCCATTACCTCGCTGCCATTTACCCTGGGGCACGAGAACGTTGGCATCGTGACCGAATGCGGGGCAAGCGTGACGGCGGTGCGTCCAGGGCAGCGCGTCGTTGTGAATCCGGTGTTGAGCTGTGAGCCTCGCGGCTTCAGTGACCGTTGCCCGAACTGTGCGCGCGGTGAAACCAATCTCTGCCTGCGGTTCCACGAGGGAGCGATTTCCGCTGGAACGATGATCGGCTTTTGCCGTGACACTGGTGGGAGTTGGAGCCCGCTCTTTGTCGCGCACCAATCGCAAGTGCTGCCTGTGCCTGATGTCCTTTCAGATGAAGAAGCGGTATTGGCCGAGCCGTTTGCCGTGGCGTTGCATGCTGTCTTGCGCCATTGGCCAGACGATACGGCAACAGTGCTCGTCCTTGGTGCAGGCATCATTGGCTTGCTCACGGTTGCCGCGCTCCGAGCGTTGGGATCGAAGGCGCGCATCCTCATTACGGCACGGTATCCGTTCCAGGCGAAGGAAGCGGAGCGTTTAGGGGCGGATATTGTGCTCCGCGCTCGTGATCCTGATGATCTTTATCGGCAGGTTGCTCGTCTTACTGGTGCAGCCATCCTCCATCCGCTCATCGGCCGACCGCTCGTACAAGGTGGTGCTGATCTCGTCTTCGATTGCGTCGGATCAAGCCGCACCGTTGATGACGCATTCCGGCTCACGCGTGCTGGTGGCACTGTCGTCTTAGTTGGTTTGGCTTCAACGCCGCATGGCGTCGATTGGACACCGGTTTGGCTACATGAGTTGCACGTTTGCGGCGAGATGGCATATGCCCATGAGCAGGTCGGAAACTGGCGCGGGCATACGATGGAGCTTGCCCTGAAGTTGATGGCCGAGCGCAAGGTTGAGCTTGGATCGCTCGTCACGCACCGATTTGATCTGAAAAACTATCGCACTGCCCTTGCGACTGTCACGCAAAAGGGCAGTGCGGGCGTCATCAAAGCGGTATTTGCCTTTGACCCAGCGGCTGCCGGCGCCTAA
- a CDS encoding N-acyl-D-amino-acid deacylase family protein — translation MAVQTLIQNGRVVDGTGNPWFYADVLLDGDRIAAVVPPGQFPSAYAEAVVDASGMVVCPGFIDIQSHSIVPLMIDGRSLSKVLQGVTTEIMGEGWTPAPFGGRIAEPIPISGFARRLTGWQEEARNWRRFGDWLDALARHGVSPNIGSFIAGGTVRQYAKGFDPTPATPDELTLMQRVVAEAMEDGAFGVAYALIYPPDVFATTEEIIYLCRVVARYGGLYITHLRSEADQLFPALDEAFRIGREAGLPVEIYHLKAAGRRNWAKAPEAIARIEAARAAGLDVTADMYPYQAAGTGLASVLPPRYTALPDFYTRLNDPAFRAEIRAATLHVSGDWEPLADLAGPEGVMPVGMEHPSLRPYVGKRLAEIAAMRGQDWLDAALDLLAIEGRNIPTVYFMMDEQNIRLQLQQPWIKISTDAGGLDPAWAAEHGPVHPRAYGTYTRVLGYYVREERVLTLEDAVRKMSSAVADRLGLRDRGQIRPGFFADVVVFDPQQVADRATFTDPHQLSVGIRDVWINGVRVVADGRHAGALPGRVVRGAGAR, via the coding sequence ATGGCTGTCCAGACCCTCATTCAAAACGGGCGGGTTGTTGACGGAACGGGAAACCCTTGGTTTTACGCGGATGTCCTGCTTGATGGAGATCGGATTGCGGCAGTTGTGCCGCCGGGCCAGTTTCCCTCAGCGTATGCCGAGGCAGTCGTTGACGCGAGCGGGATGGTTGTTTGTCCCGGATTTATTGATATTCAGAGCCATTCAATCGTTCCGTTGATGATCGATGGCCGATCTCTCTCAAAAGTGCTTCAGGGTGTCACGACTGAGATCATGGGAGAAGGCTGGACGCCAGCTCCCTTTGGGGGACGTATCGCTGAACCAATTCCCATAAGCGGCTTTGCGCGTCGCCTGACAGGCTGGCAGGAAGAAGCGAGAAACTGGCGTCGGTTTGGCGATTGGCTTGATGCACTTGCCCGTCATGGTGTTTCGCCGAATATTGGGTCGTTCATTGCTGGTGGGACAGTGCGGCAATATGCCAAGGGCTTTGATCCTACTCCTGCAACGCCGGATGAGCTCACTCTGATGCAACGCGTTGTTGCCGAGGCAATGGAGGACGGGGCGTTTGGCGTTGCGTATGCACTGATTTATCCGCCCGATGTCTTTGCGACGACTGAGGAGATCATCTATCTCTGTCGCGTCGTTGCCCGCTATGGAGGGCTCTACATTACCCACTTGCGATCTGAAGCAGACCAGCTCTTCCCTGCATTGGACGAAGCGTTCCGGATTGGCCGCGAAGCGGGCCTGCCAGTCGAAATTTATCACCTCAAAGCAGCTGGACGACGCAACTGGGCAAAAGCGCCTGAAGCGATCGCCCGCATTGAAGCGGCGCGCGCTGCGGGACTTGATGTTACCGCTGATATGTATCCCTATCAGGCCGCCGGAACTGGTCTTGCTTCGGTCCTGCCGCCGCGCTACACCGCTCTTCCAGATTTCTATACACGCCTTAACGATCCAGCATTCCGCGCCGAGATTCGAGCTGCGACCCTGCACGTGTCTGGTGATTGGGAGCCGCTTGCTGATCTCGCTGGCCCTGAAGGGGTCATGCCAGTTGGTATGGAACACCCAAGCCTGCGTCCCTATGTCGGCAAGCGCCTTGCAGAGATTGCAGCGATGCGGGGACAGGACTGGCTCGATGCCGCGCTCGATTTGCTTGCGATCGAGGGCCGAAATATTCCAACGGTCTACTTTATGATGGACGAGCAAAATATTCGCCTCCAACTTCAGCAGCCATGGATCAAGATCTCGACCGATGCTGGTGGACTCGATCCGGCCTGGGCGGCCGAGCATGGCCCTGTCCATCCGCGCGCGTATGGTACGTATACTCGAGTCTTGGGATATTACGTCCGTGAGGAACGGGTGCTCACGCTCGAGGATGCTGTGAGAAAGATGAGTAGCGCTGTCGCTGACCGCCTTGGCCTTCGCGATCGTGGGCAAATTCGCCCAGGATTTTTTGCTGACGTCGTGGTTTTTGATCCGCAGCAAGTTGCTGACCGGGCGACCTTCACCGACCCGCATCAATTGTCTGTCGGTATTCGTGACGTCTGGATCAATGGCGTGCGCGTGGTCGCTGACGGACGCCACGCCGGGGCTTTGCCTGGGCGCGTGGTGCGTGGTGCGGGAGCGCGGTAG
- a CDS encoding ABC transporter substrate-binding protein has protein sequence MADQVLKREDTFPRWCHCARMSRRQLLGLIAAQGTTALLTACHSTAMTPSKPVSSSGLNSQAMTAAPAATVTLGMPATITQHGSKVTVVYWDAFGGERGKLVQEIVQRFHAAQSDVEVVYQFQGSYDDTGQKLLQAIAAKQTPDLVLLADNWWFRFYLNDVLQPLSSFFAQAGIDLQDYVGPLLNEGTRHGEVYWVPFARSTPIFYYNKTAWQEAGLPDRGPETWEEFAQWAPKLVQQRGGNVSRSAFAMPTGAGNTPGNLTSLISWLFQPIVWQWGGRYSDEALGIHIQEAPAIAAGQSFLLRPLSEGWAIPSGDIDAAFLNGGTAAVMQTTANLANYERNAPFPVGTAKLPKGPAGFGCCTGGSGLAILKGKPVEVQQAAFRYIAFATSPEITAFWSQNTGYMPVRRSAVEGTLMTQFYQQRPNFRTAVEQLPQARQCDPAREWIPNGFDIIGRGLERVLTQREDPVSVFPALGQQLTEAASSIIAQLKQREGDTVQRIRIL, from the coding sequence ATGGCCGATCAGGTACTGAAACGCGAAGACACATTTCCTCGTTGGTGCCACTGTGCGCGCATGTCGCGTCGCCAGCTTCTCGGGCTGATAGCTGCTCAAGGAACGACAGCTCTACTCACTGCCTGTCACAGTACAGCGATGACACCATCAAAGCCTGTTTCTTCATCAGGACTGAATAGCCAAGCCATGACGGCGGCCCCAGCGGCCACTGTTACGCTCGGAATGCCGGCCACCATTACCCAGCATGGCTCAAAAGTTACCGTCGTCTACTGGGATGCATTTGGTGGTGAGCGTGGAAAGCTCGTACAGGAAATAGTGCAGCGCTTTCACGCTGCGCAATCGGATGTTGAAGTGGTCTATCAATTTCAGGGCAGCTACGATGATACGGGGCAGAAGCTGCTTCAGGCGATCGCGGCAAAGCAAACACCCGACCTCGTGTTGTTAGCAGATAACTGGTGGTTCCGTTTTTATCTCAACGATGTCTTGCAACCACTTTCCTCATTCTTTGCTCAAGCCGGAATCGATTTACAGGACTATGTTGGCCCGCTCTTGAATGAAGGAACTCGTCATGGCGAAGTCTATTGGGTACCGTTTGCGCGCTCCACGCCGATCTTCTATTACAACAAGACGGCATGGCAGGAAGCAGGATTGCCAGACCGCGGTCCAGAAACATGGGAGGAGTTTGCTCAGTGGGCACCGAAGCTCGTTCAGCAACGCGGGGGCAATGTGAGTCGCTCTGCATTTGCCATGCCAACAGGAGCCGGGAATACCCCTGGCAATCTCACTTCGCTTATCTCCTGGCTCTTCCAGCCAATCGTCTGGCAATGGGGTGGACGTTACTCGGATGAGGCGCTCGGCATTCACATTCAGGAGGCTCCTGCGATTGCAGCAGGACAGTCGTTCCTCTTGCGTCCGCTCAGCGAAGGATGGGCGATACCCTCGGGGGATATTGATGCAGCGTTTCTCAATGGTGGAACTGCGGCTGTCATGCAGACGACAGCGAACCTTGCAAACTATGAACGCAATGCCCCGTTCCCCGTTGGAACGGCCAAGCTCCCGAAAGGGCCTGCGGGCTTCGGTTGTTGTACCGGTGGATCAGGCCTTGCCATTCTCAAAGGGAAGCCTGTCGAAGTCCAGCAGGCTGCCTTTCGCTACATAGCCTTTGCAACCTCACCAGAAATCACAGCATTTTGGTCGCAGAATACCGGATACATGCCAGTGCGTCGTTCGGCTGTTGAAGGAACACTAATGACACAGTTTTACCAGCAGCGACCAAACTTCCGGACGGCCGTAGAGCAATTACCCCAAGCGCGCCAATGTGATCCAGCACGAGAATGGATACCGAATGGGTTTGACATCATTGGTCGCGGGTTAGAGCGGGTCTTGACACAGCGGGAAGACCCAGTGAGTGTGTTTCCCGCTCTTGGCCAACAACTGACTGAAGCCGCCTCGTCGATCATTGCCCAGTTAAAGCAACGTGAAGGCGATACAGTTCAGCGCATTCGGATACTCTAG
- a CDS encoding L,D-transpeptidase — protein MRSRIGIIVSVLALVVVAQFSFGASSAGAAEPDRVYFPQTGHTLSYGFLQYWLNNGGVTVFGYPISEERNEQGVTVQYFERAVFEWHPEAPPGWQVQLRRLGSLLTAGRMDEPAFRPVQAQSDAACEYFPQTQHRLCNGFRSFWNAHGGVRIFGYPISEELTEEGRVVQYFERARFEWWPELAGTPYEIQISLLGRTLANANGVDTAPIPQSADTPTYDPALWLDDPTTVRVPPPGAPVNEPKWVEVDLSHQYLRAWEYGTLVFGTYVSTGVPAHPTPTGMFRVYRKLPYDDMQGGTPGIDYYYLPRVPDVLYFLDGYALHGTYWHHNFGHVMSHGCVNLPLDAAAWIYSWAPVGTLVWIHQ, from the coding sequence ATGCGGAGCCGAATAGGCATCATAGTCAGTGTATTGGCCCTCGTGGTCGTTGCCCAGTTTTCCTTCGGTGCCTCCAGTGCGGGTGCAGCTGAGCCTGATCGAGTCTATTTCCCACAGACTGGCCATACGCTCAGCTATGGTTTCCTGCAGTATTGGCTGAATAATGGCGGTGTAACAGTTTTTGGCTATCCGATTAGCGAAGAACGTAATGAGCAGGGTGTGACGGTACAGTACTTCGAGCGTGCTGTCTTTGAATGGCATCCTGAGGCGCCACCGGGTTGGCAGGTGCAGTTACGGCGTCTTGGCAGCTTATTAACTGCTGGTCGAATGGATGAGCCTGCATTCCGGCCAGTACAGGCACAGAGTGATGCCGCGTGTGAGTATTTCCCACAGACACAGCATCGGCTCTGCAATGGCTTCCGTTCATTCTGGAATGCCCATGGTGGAGTCCGCATCTTTGGTTATCCGATTAGTGAAGAGCTGACAGAAGAAGGGCGAGTCGTCCAGTATTTCGAGCGTGCGCGCTTTGAGTGGTGGCCAGAACTTGCCGGCACACCATATGAGATTCAAATAAGCCTTCTTGGCCGCACCCTGGCGAATGCCAATGGTGTTGATACGGCACCCATTCCTCAGTCGGCAGATACACCGACGTATGATCCGGCTCTCTGGCTTGATGATCCAACAACTGTACGTGTTCCGCCACCGGGAGCTCCGGTGAATGAGCCCAAGTGGGTGGAGGTCGATCTTTCGCATCAGTATCTGCGTGCATGGGAATACGGCACGCTTGTCTTTGGAACGTATGTATCTACCGGTGTGCCGGCACATCCAACACCGACCGGCATGTTCCGTGTTTATCGCAAGCTACCGTACGACGATATGCAAGGTGGGACACCCGGAATCGACTATTACTACCTGCCGCGTGTTCCTGACGTGCTCTACTTCCTTGACGGATATGCGTTACATGGAACGTATTGGCACCATAATTTCGGACATGTCATGAGCCACGGGTGTGTCAACCTCCCGCTTGATGCAGCAGCGTGGATCTATTCCTGGGCGCCGGTCGGTACATTAGTCTGGATCCATCAGTGA
- a CDS encoding S9 family peptidase has product MAERQQAAYGEWPSALTADWVVQASRTITEAQWGAGQLWWLESRPEEQGRSVLVALAPGHEPRDVVPPAYDVRTRVHEYGGGAFTVHGATAFFSHFYDQRLYRLDPDEPPKPITPDPPVLAGYRYADGRVTPNGQWLLAVRERHESGGVFNELVALPTDGSAEPKVIVSGNDFYAAPRISPDGDWLCWLTWNHPNMPWDGTELWVGRLDEVGNVRTPWLLAGGRQESITQPLWAPDGTLYFLSDRTGWWNLYRWHPRNGVIEQVTQLEAEIGEPHWTFGQSRYVVFHDGYIAAIVTDRGEDRLIRVDPEGAVQWVEVPWRALLRLTADPSDSSRLWLIASSPAFPQALVEFSLQDGTWQVIRQASDAQPESTWISEPDVIAFPTEDEQTAYGFFYRPKNPTVELPHDETRPPLIVFCHGGPTGHVRPAFSPVIQYWTSRGFAVIDVNYGGSSGYGRAYRERLRERWGIVDVADCVNAVRYLTEQGVVDSSRVAIRGGSAGGYTTLRALTVSDVFAAGTSYYGVADLEALAKTTHKFESRYLDGLIGPYPDQAERYRERSPLYAIDHLRAPVLLLQGADDRVVPPEQAEIMVQSLERHHLPYAYYVFEGEGHGFRRAETIRRCLVLEHSFYATIFGLHPPESLEAVQLHWFGESTAVPEAAVDQVVASASEEGTEETTPQSIPMGESAPSILPGEPPHESERMTE; this is encoded by the coding sequence ATGGCAGAGCGGCAACAGGCCGCCTATGGTGAATGGCCATCAGCGTTAACAGCTGACTGGGTTGTCCAAGCAAGTCGGACGATCACAGAGGCGCAGTGGGGTGCAGGACAACTCTGGTGGCTTGAGAGTCGCCCAGAAGAGCAGGGGCGATCGGTGCTGGTTGCCCTTGCTCCAGGACATGAGCCGCGCGACGTCGTGCCGCCTGCCTATGATGTCCGTACTCGTGTCCATGAATATGGCGGTGGTGCGTTCACTGTGCACGGTGCTACTGCCTTCTTTAGCCATTTTTATGACCAGCGGCTCTATCGGTTGGACCCTGATGAACCGCCAAAGCCAATTACTCCCGATCCCCCTGTGTTAGCGGGCTATCGGTATGCTGATGGCCGCGTAACGCCTAATGGTCAGTGGCTTCTTGCTGTCCGGGAGCGGCATGAATCTGGCGGTGTGTTCAATGAGCTTGTTGCTTTGCCAACAGATGGCAGCGCTGAGCCCAAGGTGATTGTGAGTGGCAACGATTTCTATGCTGCACCGCGCATCAGCCCCGATGGAGACTGGCTGTGTTGGCTAACGTGGAATCATCCGAACATGCCATGGGATGGCACGGAGTTATGGGTTGGGCGCCTTGATGAGGTGGGAAACGTTCGGACGCCGTGGTTGCTTGCCGGCGGCCGACAAGAATCAATCACGCAGCCGCTTTGGGCTCCCGATGGGACGCTCTATTTTCTCTCTGATCGTACCGGCTGGTGGAATCTCTATCGCTGGCATCCTCGCAATGGCGTCATTGAGCAAGTCACTCAACTTGAGGCAGAAATTGGCGAGCCTCATTGGACCTTTGGCCAGTCGCGATACGTCGTCTTTCATGACGGGTACATTGCGGCAATCGTCACAGATCGCGGCGAGGATCGTCTGATCCGCGTTGATCCCGAAGGTGCTGTGCAATGGGTTGAAGTTCCCTGGCGAGCTCTTCTACGACTGACTGCCGATCCGTCTGATTCGAGCCGGCTCTGGCTCATCGCGAGTAGCCCTGCGTTCCCGCAGGCCCTGGTCGAGTTCTCGCTCCAGGACGGGACATGGCAGGTGATCCGCCAGGCTTCCGATGCCCAGCCCGAGTCAACGTGGATCAGCGAGCCTGATGTGATTGCGTTTCCCACTGAAGATGAGCAAACAGCCTATGGCTTCTTCTATCGTCCGAAGAATCCGACTGTTGAACTGCCACACGATGAGACACGTCCTCCGTTGATCGTCTTTTGCCACGGCGGACCGACCGGCCATGTGCGCCCAGCATTCTCGCCCGTGATTCAGTACTGGACAAGTCGAGGCTTCGCTGTCATCGACGTCAATTACGGTGGCAGCAGTGGCTATGGACGGGCCTATCGTGAGCGCTTGCGTGAACGATGGGGAATTGTTGACGTCGCTGACTGTGTGAACGCTGTCCGGTATCTTACCGAGCAAGGGGTAGTCGATAGCTCCCGAGTGGCGATCCGCGGTGGGTCAGCTGGTGGCTATACCACGCTTCGCGCGCTGACCGTGAGTGACGTGTTTGCTGCCGGGACAAGTTACTATGGAGTGGCCGACCTGGAGGCATTGGCGAAAACAACGCATAAATTTGAGTCGCGTTATCTTGATGGCCTCATTGGCCCATATCCTGATCAGGCGGAGCGCTATCGTGAGCGCTCTCCTCTCTATGCGATTGACCATCTCCGCGCCCCGGTCTTGCTCTTGCAAGGTGCAGATGATCGCGTGGTCCCTCCGGAGCAGGCAGAAATCATGGTGCAGTCGCTTGAGCGTCATCATCTGCCATATGCCTATTACGTTTTTGAGGGCGAAGGCCACGGATTCCGTCGTGCTGAGACAATTCGCCGCTGTTTAGTGCTTGAGCATAGTTTCTACGCCACTATTTTTGGCCTGCATCCACCCGAGTCCCTAGAGGCGGTGCAGTTGCATTGGTTCGGTGAGAGCACCGCCGTTCCTGAAGCAGCGGTTGATCAGGTCGTGGCCTCAGCCAGTGAGGAGGGAACAGAAGAAACGACACCGCAGTCTATCCCAATGGGTGAGAGTGCCCCGTCAATCCTACCAGGAGAGCCTCCGCATGAGAGTGAACGTATGACAGAATAG